The Stenotrophomonas rhizophila genome has a window encoding:
- a CDS encoding catecholate siderophore receptor Fiu, giving the protein MTTMIKSRKHSSPARSAASLATASLVTGLSLAMLPVAAQAESASDSPRTLDQVQVQAARGFKVDKVASPKFTQSLQDTPQTIQIISRDLFTQQGATTLTDALRNSPGVGTFYVGENGNTNTGDSIFMRGFDTSSSIFVDGVRDVGSISRDVFNTEQVEVSKGPAGTDNGRSAPTGSINMVSKQANLHDAVSGTVSVGSDSQQRASADWNQSLGATSALRLNAMWQDSDQPGRDHVNNSRWGIAPSLAFGLGTNTRYILNLLYVDQQNVPDGGVPTLGLPGWTPQPTLEPLAGHPVNPENFYGTRADHDDVTAKMATFRIEHDFNDSVRLTNTARWGRTDQDYMLTAFMGTGTRGANGAPTGNIRYTDRNNLDTYTIARSLPTFKDQQNTILTDQLNLRADVSTGAIVHNLSTGVEFTREELKSFGQAATNGTTWSPANLYNPDWNATGLTWAHNGADSRGKTTTSSVYLFDTLNFTDSFLVTAGLRADHYKTEYQSAVVCGGRGPACGSNPVGTVIPNPSLEHSDTLLNWKLGAVYKVGDIVSLYGNYALSQQPPGGSNFQLSSSASSADNPSLDPQKAKTLEVGTKWAFLDDALAFNVALFKTEVSNEINTQVLDDAGNPTQTGKKSVQGIEVSTVGRITDNWSVSAGYSHLDTEVEEGANVAADGTRNLTYTPGATFTSWTSYTFPFGLTVGGGVRYAGRMHRGTDGAVGTPAFTKSYTVYDAVASYEINEHLVLRLNAYNLFDKDYVAAINKSGYRYTPGAPRSVLFSADFRF; this is encoded by the coding sequence ATCACCACCATGATCAAGAGCCGCAAGCATTCCTCCCCCGCCCGCAGTGCCGCCAGCCTGGCCACCGCCAGCCTCGTCACCGGCCTCAGCCTGGCCATGCTGCCGGTGGCCGCCCAGGCCGAGTCGGCCAGTGACTCCCCGCGCACGCTGGACCAGGTGCAGGTGCAGGCCGCCCGCGGCTTCAAGGTCGACAAGGTCGCATCGCCCAAGTTCACCCAGTCCCTGCAGGACACGCCGCAGACCATCCAGATCATCAGCCGCGACCTGTTCACCCAGCAGGGCGCGACCACGCTGACCGATGCGCTGCGCAACAGCCCGGGCGTGGGTACGTTCTACGTCGGCGAGAACGGCAACACCAACACCGGCGACAGCATCTTCATGCGTGGGTTCGATACCTCCAGCAGCATCTTCGTGGACGGCGTGCGCGATGTCGGCTCGATCTCGCGCGATGTGTTCAACACCGAGCAGGTGGAGGTCTCCAAGGGCCCGGCCGGCACCGACAACGGTCGCTCCGCGCCCACCGGTTCGATCAACATGGTGAGCAAGCAGGCCAACCTGCATGACGCGGTGAGCGGCACCGTGTCGGTCGGTAGCGACAGCCAGCAGCGCGCGTCGGCCGACTGGAACCAGTCCCTTGGCGCCACCAGCGCGCTGCGCCTGAATGCCATGTGGCAGGACAGCGACCAGCCCGGCCGCGACCACGTGAACAACTCGCGCTGGGGCATCGCGCCGTCGCTGGCGTTCGGGCTGGGCACCAATACCCGCTACATCCTCAACCTGCTCTATGTGGACCAGCAGAACGTGCCCGACGGCGGCGTGCCGACCCTGGGCCTGCCCGGCTGGACCCCGCAGCCCACGCTGGAACCGCTGGCTGGGCATCCGGTGAACCCGGAGAACTTCTACGGCACCCGCGCCGACCATGACGACGTGACCGCGAAGATGGCCACCTTCCGCATCGAGCATGACTTCAACGACAGCGTGCGCCTGACCAACACCGCCCGTTGGGGCCGTACCGACCAGGACTACATGCTCACCGCCTTCATGGGCACCGGCACGCGCGGCGCCAACGGTGCGCCGACCGGCAACATCCGCTACACCGACCGCAACAACCTGGATACCTACACCATCGCGCGCAGCCTGCCGACCTTCAAGGACCAGCAGAACACCATCCTCACCGACCAGCTCAACCTGCGCGCGGACGTCAGCACCGGTGCCATCGTGCACAACCTGAGCACCGGCGTGGAGTTCACCCGCGAAGAGCTCAAGAGCTTCGGGCAGGCCGCCACCAACGGCACCACCTGGTCGCCGGCCAACCTGTACAACCCGGACTGGAACGCCACCGGCCTGACCTGGGCACACAACGGCGCCGACAGCCGTGGCAAGACCACCACCTCGTCGGTGTACCTGTTCGATACGCTGAACTTCACCGACAGCTTCCTGGTCACCGCTGGCCTGCGTGCGGACCATTACAAGACCGAGTACCAGAGCGCGGTGGTGTGCGGCGGGCGTGGCCCGGCGTGCGGCAGCAACCCGGTGGGCACGGTGATTCCCAATCCGTCGCTGGAGCATTCCGACACCCTGCTCAACTGGAAGCTGGGCGCCGTGTACAAGGTCGGCGACATCGTCAGCCTGTACGGCAACTACGCGCTGTCCCAGCAGCCCCCGGGCGGCAGCAACTTCCAGCTGAGCAGCTCGGCCAGCAGCGCCGACAACCCCAGCCTGGACCCGCAGAAGGCCAAGACGCTTGAAGTGGGCACCAAGTGGGCCTTCCTCGACGATGCACTGGCCTTCAACGTCGCGCTGTTCAAGACCGAAGTCAGCAACGAGATCAACACCCAGGTGCTCGACGATGCCGGCAACCCGACCCAGACCGGCAAGAAGTCGGTGCAGGGCATCGAGGTGTCCACGGTGGGCCGCATCACCGACAACTGGTCGGTGTCGGCCGGCTACAGCCACCTGGATACCGAAGTCGAGGAAGGCGCCAACGTGGCCGCCGACGGCACCCGTAACCTGACCTACACCCCGGGCGCGACCTTCACCAGCTGGACCAGCTACACCTTCCCGTTCGGCCTGACCGTGGGCGGTGGCGTGCGTTACGCCGGCCGCATGCACCGCGGTACCGATGGCGCGGTGGGCACGCCGGCGTTCACCAAGTCGTACACGGTGTACGACGCAGTGGCTTCGTATGAAATCAACGAGCACCTGGTGCTGCGCTTGAACGCCTACAACCTGTTCGACAAGGACTATGTGGCCGCGATCAACAAGAGCGGCTACCGTTACACCCCGGGCGCCCCGCGCAGCGTGCTGTTCAGCGCGGACTTCCGCTTCTGA
- a CDS encoding non-heme iron oxygenase ferredoxin subunit, translating into MSETWTFVCATAELLPGEMKSTFDEVTGTPIVVFNLDGELFALEDQCTHEEFELSSGTFDTEEGSIECVLHSARFDVRDGRALCAPAYTAVPKFPVKREFDGVWTRDDRD; encoded by the coding sequence ATGAGCGAGACCTGGACCTTCGTCTGCGCCACGGCCGAACTGCTGCCGGGCGAGATGAAGAGCACCTTCGACGAGGTTACCGGCACGCCGATCGTGGTGTTCAACCTGGACGGGGAGCTGTTCGCCCTGGAAGACCAGTGCACCCACGAGGAATTCGAGCTGTCCTCGGGCACGTTCGATACCGAGGAAGGCAGCATCGAGTGCGTGCTGCACAGTGCGCGCTTTGACGTGCGCGATGGCCGTGCCCTGTGTGCCCCGGCCTATACGGCGGTGCCGAAGTTTCCGGTAAAGCGCGAGTTCGACGGGGTCTGGACCCGCGACGACCGCGACTGA
- a CDS encoding GNAT family N-acetyltransferase → MSTLTFRAATLADIPALITLVTSAYRGDASRAGWTTEADMLDGARIDATGLQADIERPRSTVLLAERDGQLLACAHVADDHGKGYFGMFSVDPAQQGGGIGKQVMDAAEAHAAREWGVPVMQMTVIDIRDELIAFYERRGYQRTGIKKPFPYGDERFGIPKRDDLRFEILEKPLAALA, encoded by the coding sequence ATGAGCACCCTGACCTTCCGTGCGGCCACGCTGGCCGACATCCCCGCCCTCATCACCCTGGTCACCTCGGCCTACCGCGGCGACGCCAGCCGCGCCGGCTGGACCACCGAAGCGGACATGCTGGACGGCGCGCGCATTGACGCAACCGGCCTTCAAGCCGATATCGAGCGCCCGCGCAGCACCGTCCTGCTGGCCGAACGCGACGGCCAACTGCTGGCCTGCGCGCATGTGGCCGACGACCACGGCAAGGGCTACTTCGGCATGTTTTCGGTGGACCCGGCCCAGCAGGGCGGCGGCATCGGCAAGCAGGTGATGGACGCGGCCGAAGCCCACGCCGCGCGCGAATGGGGCGTGCCGGTGATGCAGATGACGGTGATCGACATCCGCGATGAGCTGATCGCCTTCTACGAGCGCCGTGGCTACCAGCGCACCGGCATCAAGAAACCGTTCCCGTACGGGGATGAGCGCTTCGGCATTCCCAAGCGCGACGACCTGCGCTTCGAGATCCTGGAAAAGCCACTGGCGGCCCTCGCATGA
- a CDS encoding energy transducer TonB, producing MSSVAPSAASTPPLHGYLQGPHQGAPSRARARTSFTERHARTLAGSLTVLAHAAVITLLLWTHVASTPVLPPPQADRTQLVLLPPRAPEVPLEDIVAPTPSTAATHQQQKPEPPRDRPRTPPRETAHWVIPPPTPPQPKPDSPAPLQQQASVAASPPSPPLPPGPSETTPGRDSWEGRVIARLERFRRYPHAARARRHEGVVQVRVSLARDGQLLALAVEQSSGYAMLDQAALDTFRRAAPLPAVPDDRPAPVELSFPVEFFIR from the coding sequence ATGTCGTCGGTCGCCCCCAGTGCCGCGAGCACCCCACCGCTGCACGGTTACCTGCAGGGCCCACACCAGGGTGCCCCGAGCCGTGCGCGGGCACGCACCTCGTTCACCGAACGCCATGCGCGCACGCTCGCTGGCAGCCTGACCGTGCTGGCCCACGCTGCCGTCATCACGCTGCTGCTCTGGACCCACGTTGCCAGCACGCCGGTGCTGCCGCCCCCGCAAGCCGACCGCACCCAGCTGGTACTGCTGCCGCCGCGCGCGCCGGAAGTACCGCTGGAAGACATCGTCGCGCCCACCCCCAGCACGGCCGCCACGCACCAGCAGCAAAAACCGGAACCCCCGCGCGACCGGCCCAGGACGCCGCCCCGCGAGACGGCCCACTGGGTGATTCCGCCACCGACCCCGCCGCAGCCCAAGCCGGATTCGCCTGCGCCGCTGCAGCAGCAGGCCTCGGTTGCCGCCTCGCCGCCCAGCCCACCGCTGCCGCCCGGCCCCAGCGAGACCACGCCCGGCCGCGACAGCTGGGAAGGCCGGGTCATCGCGCGGCTGGAACGCTTCCGTCGTTACCCCCACGCCGCGCGGGCGCGCCGCCATGAGGGCGTCGTGCAGGTGCGGGTGAGCCTGGCCCGCGATGGTCAGCTGCTTGCGCTGGCGGTGGAGCAGAGTTCGGGCTACGCGATGCTGGACCAGGCCGCGCTGGATACCTTCCGCCGGGCCGCGCCGTTGCCGGCCGTGCCCGACGACCGGCCGGCACCGGTGGAACTGTCGTTCCCGGTGGAGTTCTTCATCCGCTGA
- a CDS encoding cysteine desulfurase → MNLSTPRPVADTAAAPDWDRVRLDFPLLMREVHGRPLVYFDNANTGQKPVQVIGAVDEFYRRYNANVSRAVHALGTEATDAYEGARSKLARFLNVRASELILCSGTTFAINLVAYSWALPRLKAGDVILVSRMEHHANIVPWQLVAQRTGATIRVAEITPEGALDLDALRKAMTPEVKLLAVAHVSNVLGTVNPVREICREARKRGIITVVDGSQAVPHRKVDIANIGCDFYAITGHKMCGPTGTGALWAKREHLDAMPPFLGGGEMIKEVSFEGTVFNDAPHKFEAGTPNIAGFIGLGVAVDYLESLGLEHVEARESELLAHFTEELNKIDGLRIFGTTPGKAAVISFLIEGAHAHDLATLLDLEGVAIRSGQHCAHPLLQYYGVAATCRASLAFYNTHAEIERFIAALNKVRKLLG, encoded by the coding sequence ATGAACCTCTCCACCCCGCGCCCGGTGGCCGACACGGCCGCCGCCCCCGACTGGGACCGCGTGCGCCTGGACTTCCCGCTGCTGATGCGGGAAGTGCACGGTAGGCCGCTGGTGTACTTCGACAACGCCAACACCGGCCAGAAGCCGGTGCAGGTGATCGGCGCGGTGGATGAGTTCTACCGCCGCTACAACGCCAACGTCAGCCGCGCCGTGCACGCGCTGGGCACCGAGGCCACCGACGCCTACGAAGGCGCACGCAGCAAGCTGGCGCGCTTCCTCAACGTGCGCGCAAGCGAACTCATCCTGTGCAGCGGCACCACCTTCGCCATCAACCTGGTGGCCTATTCGTGGGCCCTGCCGCGGCTGAAGGCCGGCGATGTCATCCTCGTCTCGCGCATGGAGCACCACGCCAACATCGTGCCGTGGCAGCTGGTGGCCCAGCGCACGGGCGCCACGATCCGCGTGGCCGAGATCACCCCCGAAGGTGCGCTCGACCTGGATGCCCTGCGCAAGGCCATGACCCCCGAGGTCAAGCTACTTGCCGTGGCCCACGTCTCCAACGTGCTGGGCACGGTCAACCCGGTGCGCGAGATCTGCCGGGAAGCGCGCAAGCGCGGCATCATCACCGTGGTGGACGGCTCACAGGCCGTGCCGCACCGCAAGGTCGACATCGCCAATATCGGCTGCGACTTCTACGCCATCACCGGCCACAAGATGTGCGGTCCTACCGGCACCGGCGCACTGTGGGCGAAGCGCGAGCATCTCGATGCCATGCCGCCGTTCCTCGGTGGCGGCGAGATGATCAAGGAAGTGAGCTTCGAAGGCACCGTGTTCAACGATGCCCCGCACAAGTTCGAAGCCGGCACCCCGAACATCGCCGGCTTCATCGGCCTCGGCGTGGCGGTGGACTACCTGGAATCACTGGGCCTGGAGCACGTGGAAGCGCGCGAAAGCGAGCTGCTTGCGCACTTCACCGAAGAACTGAACAAGATCGACGGCCTGCGCATCTTCGGCACCACCCCGGGCAAGGCGGCGGTGATCTCTTTCCTGATCGAAGGCGCGCACGCGCACGACCTGGCCACCCTGCTGGATCTGGAAGGCGTGGCCATCCGCTCCGGCCAGCACTGCGCGCACCCGCTGCTGCAGTACTACGGCGTCGCGGCCACCTGCCGCGCGTCTCTCGCGTTCTACAACACGCACGCCGAAATCGAGCGGTTTATTGCGGCGTTGAACAAGGTGCGCAAGCTGCTGGGCTGA
- the sufD gene encoding Fe-S cluster assembly protein SufD produces the protein MSALLDSLAAGFCGSDARRAELDAALQAGLPGPRSEAWKYTSLRQLERRTFQPAPLAAPEIDPALLADIPSPRLVFVNGRPSAAHSDVSALPAGVQVQTLSSALAAGDEALRFLGRRFERSEEVFARLNAALADEGVLVRVDDGVQVEAPLQLVFISAAGGSDLAWHHRHLIELRAGAALGVVEHHLDAGDAAHLGNTLVHVHLAQDAVLSHARVQADGSRATALLRTDAVLARNAQYRRVDLELGAALSRHELNVRLEGDNAQLTANGVLLGNGRRHVDTRLGIEHIARDTASEMVWRGVAANRSRVVFHGGIHIRAGADGTDANLSNKNLLLSADAEIDTQPTLVIDADEVKAAHGATVGQLDANALFYLRSRGLPAQQAQQLLSAAFCHEPLNVLDARLTEQLRRQLDLALAKAGVA, from the coding sequence ATGAGCGCCCTGCTCGATTCCCTCGCCGCCGGCTTCTGCGGCAGCGACGCCCGCCGCGCCGAGCTCGACGCCGCCCTGCAGGCAGGCCTGCCCGGCCCGCGCAGCGAAGCCTGGAAGTACACCTCGCTGCGCCAGCTCGAACGCCGTACGTTCCAGCCCGCGCCGCTGGCCGCGCCCGAGATTGACCCTGCCCTGCTGGCCGACATTCCGTCGCCGCGGCTGGTGTTCGTCAACGGCCGCCCGTCCGCCGCGCACAGCGACGTGTCGGCGCTGCCGGCCGGCGTGCAGGTACAGACCCTGTCCTCGGCGCTGGCCGCTGGCGATGAAGCCCTGCGCTTCCTGGGCCGCCGCTTCGAGCGCAGCGAAGAAGTCTTTGCCCGCCTCAACGCCGCCCTCGCCGATGAAGGCGTGCTGGTGCGCGTGGACGACGGCGTGCAGGTTGAAGCCCCGCTGCAGCTGGTCTTCATCAGCGCCGCCGGTGGCAGCGACCTGGCCTGGCATCACCGCCACCTGATCGAACTGCGTGCCGGTGCCGCGCTCGGCGTGGTCGAGCACCACCTGGATGCCGGCGATGCCGCGCACCTGGGCAATACCCTGGTGCACGTCCATCTGGCCCAGGACGCGGTGCTCTCGCACGCCCGCGTGCAGGCCGATGGCAGCCGCGCCACCGCCCTGCTGCGCACCGATGCCGTGCTGGCCCGCAACGCGCAGTACCGCCGCGTAGACCTGGAGCTGGGTGCCGCGCTCAGCCGCCACGAACTCAACGTGCGCCTGGAAGGCGACAACGCCCAGCTGACCGCCAACGGCGTGCTGCTCGGCAACGGCCGCCGCCATGTCGATACCCGCCTGGGCATCGAACACATTGCGCGCGATACCGCCTCGGAAATGGTGTGGCGTGGCGTGGCCGCCAACCGCAGCCGCGTGGTCTTCCACGGCGGCATCCATATACGTGCCGGCGCCGATGGCACCGACGCCAACCTGTCCAACAAGAACCTGCTGCTGTCCGCCGACGCCGAAATCGATACCCAGCCCACGCTGGTGATCGACGCCGATGAAGTGAAGGCCGCACACGGGGCCACCGTCGGCCAGCTCGATGCCAACGCCCTGTTCTATCTGCGCTCGCGCGGCCTGCCGGCCCAGCAGGCCCAGCAGCTGCTCAGCGCCGCGTTCTGCCACGAGCCGCTGAACGTGCTCGACGCGCGCCTGACCGAACAGCTGCGCCGTCAGCTGGACCTCGCGCTGGCCAAGGCAGGCGTGGCATGA
- the sufC gene encoding Fe-S cluster assembly ATPase SufC, translating to MLKIDNLHARIGDKEILKGLSLDVKPGQVHAIMGPNGAGKSTLGNVLAGREGYDVSEGGVQFEGRDLLELAPEERAAAGLFLAFQYPVEIPGVNNTYFLRAALNAQRKARGEEELDSMQFLKLVRQKLAVLHLKDELLHRGVNEGFSGGEKKRNEIFQLAVLEPKLAILDETDSGLDIDALKSVADGVNALRSPDRSFLVITHYQRLLDYIKPDVVHVLADGKIVQSGGPELALELEAHGYHFLKDRVVPEAAV from the coding sequence ATGCTGAAGATTGACAACCTCCACGCCCGCATCGGCGACAAGGAAATCCTCAAGGGCCTGTCGCTGGACGTGAAGCCGGGCCAGGTGCACGCCATCATGGGCCCCAACGGCGCGGGCAAGTCCACGCTGGGCAACGTGCTGGCCGGCCGCGAAGGCTATGACGTCAGCGAAGGCGGCGTGCAGTTCGAAGGCCGCGACCTGCTGGAGCTGGCGCCGGAAGAACGCGCCGCCGCCGGCCTGTTCCTGGCCTTCCAGTACCCGGTGGAAATCCCCGGCGTGAACAACACCTACTTCCTGCGCGCCGCGCTCAACGCCCAGCGCAAGGCGCGCGGCGAGGAAGAACTCGATTCCATGCAGTTCCTCAAGCTGGTGCGCCAGAAGCTGGCCGTGCTGCACCTGAAGGATGAGCTGCTGCACCGTGGCGTCAACGAAGGCTTCTCCGGTGGCGAGAAGAAGCGCAACGAGATCTTCCAGCTGGCCGTGCTCGAGCCGAAGCTGGCGATCCTGGACGAGACCGACAGCGGCCTGGACATCGACGCGCTCAAGAGCGTGGCCGACGGCGTCAATGCGCTGCGCTCGCCGGACCGTTCGTTCCTGGTCATCACCCACTACCAGCGCCTGCTCGATTACATCAAGCCGGACGTGGTGCACGTGCTGGCCGATGGCAAGATCGTGCAGAGCGGCGGCCCCGAACTGGCCCTGGAACTGGAAGCCCATGGCTACCACTTCCTGAAGGACCGCGTGGTGCCGGAGGCAGCGGTCTGA
- the sufB gene encoding Fe-S cluster assembly protein SufB — protein MATDILDTVAPGDTPNREIHEQLGRKYSAGFITDIESDSLPPGLDEDTIRALSAKKEEPEWMTQWRLDAYRHFLTMPMPNWAKLQIAAIDLQALSYYSAPKGPKYASLDEVPKELLDTYDKLGVPLHERAKLAGVAVDAVFDSVSVGTTFRKELAEKGVIFCSMSEAIKEHPELVKQYLGSVVPVGDNYFAALNSAVFSDGSFVFIPKGVRCPMELSTYFRINAGHTGQFERTLIICEDKAYVSYLEGCTAPMRDENQLHAAVVELVALEDAEIKYSTVQNWYPGDENGVGGIYNFVTKRAECRGARSKVTWTQVETGSAITWKYPSCVLLGDDSVGEFHSVALTHHRQQADTGTKMIHIGKRTKSKIVSKGISAGRGQNTYRGLVKVDRTADGARNYTQCDSLLIGKTSGAHTFPYIEVKNPSATVEHEATTSKISDDQMFYCRARGIDQENAVSMIVDGFCKQVFRELPMEFAVEAKKLLEVSLEGSVG, from the coding sequence ATGGCCACCGATATCCTCGACACCGTCGCCCCCGGCGACACCCCCAACCGCGAGATCCACGAGCAGCTCGGCCGCAAGTATTCGGCCGGCTTCATCACGGACATCGAATCGGATTCGCTGCCGCCCGGCCTGGACGAGGACACCATCCGTGCCCTGTCGGCCAAGAAGGAAGAGCCGGAATGGATGACGCAGTGGCGCCTGGACGCCTACCGCCACTTCCTGACCATGCCGATGCCGAACTGGGCCAAGCTGCAGATCGCTGCGATCGACCTGCAGGCGCTCAGCTACTACTCCGCGCCCAAGGGCCCGAAGTACGCCTCGCTGGATGAGGTGCCCAAGGAACTGCTGGACACCTACGACAAGCTGGGCGTGCCGCTGCACGAGCGTGCGAAGCTGGCGGGCGTGGCCGTGGACGCAGTGTTCGACTCGGTCTCGGTCGGCACCACCTTCCGCAAGGAACTGGCCGAGAAGGGCGTGATCTTCTGCTCCATGTCCGAAGCCATCAAGGAACACCCGGAGCTGGTCAAGCAGTACCTGGGCAGCGTGGTGCCGGTGGGCGACAACTACTTCGCCGCGCTGAACTCGGCCGTGTTCTCCGATGGCAGCTTCGTGTTCATTCCCAAGGGCGTGCGCTGCCCGATGGAACTGAGCACCTACTTCCGCATCAACGCCGGCCACACCGGCCAGTTCGAGCGCACCCTGATCATCTGCGAGGACAAGGCGTACGTGTCCTACCTGGAAGGCTGCACCGCGCCGATGCGCGATGAGAACCAGCTGCACGCTGCGGTGGTGGAGCTGGTGGCACTGGAAGATGCCGAGATCAAGTACTCGACCGTGCAGAACTGGTACCCGGGCGACGAGAACGGCGTGGGCGGCATCTACAACTTCGTCACCAAGCGTGCCGAATGCCGTGGCGCGCGCAGCAAGGTCACCTGGACCCAGGTCGAAACCGGTTCGGCGATCACCTGGAAGTACCCGTCCTGCGTGCTGCTGGGCGATGACTCGGTGGGCGAGTTCCACTCCGTGGCGCTGACCCACCACCGCCAGCAGGCCGACACCGGCACCAAGATGATCCACATCGGCAAGCGCACCAAGAGCAAGATCGTCAGCAAGGGCATCAGCGCCGGCCGTGGCCAGAACACCTACCGTGGCCTGGTCAAGGTGGACCGCACTGCCGATGGCGCGCGCAACTACACCCAGTGCGATTCGCTGCTGATCGGCAAGACCTCCGGCGCGCACACCTTCCCGTACATCGAGGTGAAGAATCCGAGCGCGACGGTGGAGCACGAAGCCACCACGTCCAAGATTTCCGATGACCAGATGTTCTATTGCCGCGCGCGTGGCATTGACCAGGAAAACGCGGTCTCGATGATCGTGGATGGCTTCTGCAAGCAGGTGTTCCGCGAGCTGCCGATGGAGTTCGCGGTGGAAGCCAAGAAGCTGTTGGAAGTCTCCCTTGAAGGTTCCGTGGGCTGA
- a CDS encoding SUF system Fe-S cluster assembly regulator, which yields MLRVTKLTDYATVVLTVLAARPGEVLSATELAEFASLEPPTVSKLLKPLAQAGLVEGLRGVRGGYRLTRRPDQISLFEVVEAMEGPLGLTECAHDHSQCGRELQCGARSSWRMINDVVSDALRKVTLAQILPPLPLVDAPRRVIAADVVS from the coding sequence ATGCTCCGCGTCACCAAGCTTACCGATTACGCCACCGTCGTCCTGACCGTCCTTGCCGCTCGCCCGGGCGAGGTTCTCAGTGCGACCGAACTGGCCGAATTCGCCAGCCTCGAACCGCCCACCGTCAGCAAGCTGCTCAAGCCCCTGGCCCAGGCCGGGCTGGTGGAAGGCCTGCGCGGCGTGCGCGGCGGCTACCGGCTGACCCGCCGCCCCGACCAGATCAGCCTGTTCGAAGTCGTCGAAGCCATGGAAGGCCCGCTGGGCCTGACCGAGTGCGCGCACGACCACAGCCAGTGCGGACGCGAGCTGCAATGCGGCGCGCGCAGCAGCTGGCGGATGATCAACGACGTGGTGTCCGACGCACTGCGCAAGGTCACCCTGGCGCAGATATTGCCCCCTCTTCCCCTTGTTGACGCCCCCCGCCGCGTGATCGCGGCGGATGTCGTCTCCTGA
- a CDS encoding SET domain-containing protein, with amino-acid sequence MPKKIQARKSTIHGNGVFALAPLKKGERVIQYKGLLRSHADVDADDTGDVESGHTFLFTLNDDYVIDANYKGNDARWLNHSCDPNCEAVIEEAEGDNRREDKVFIEAIKDIKPGDELTYNYGITLAERHTARLKKIWECRCGSKKCTGTMLQPKR; translated from the coding sequence ATGCCCAAGAAGATCCAAGCCCGCAAGTCGACCATTCACGGCAATGGCGTGTTCGCGCTGGCGCCGCTCAAGAAGGGCGAGCGGGTGATCCAGTACAAGGGGCTGCTGCGCAGCCACGCCGACGTGGATGCCGATGATACCGGGGATGTGGAAAGCGGTCACACCTTCCTGTTCACCCTGAACGACGATTACGTCATCGATGCCAACTACAAGGGCAACGATGCGCGCTGGCTGAATCACAGCTGCGACCCCAACTGCGAGGCCGTGATCGAGGAAGCGGAGGGCGACAACCGCCGCGAGGACAAGGTGTTCATCGAGGCGATCAAGGACATCAAGCCGGGCGACGAGCTGACCTACAACTACGGCATCACCCTGGCCGAGCGTCACACCGCACGCCTGAAGAAGATCTGGGAATGCCGCTGCGGCTCGAAGAAGTGCACCGGGACGATGTTGCAGCCCAAGCGGTAA
- a CDS encoding type 1 glutamine amidotransferase domain-containing protein — MAHDLNGKRVALLATDGFEQSELQEPKRLLESWGAKVSVIAPGDASQIRGWKDKDWGDSVPVDQPLEGADAGSYDALVLPGGVINPDKLRTQAPAVAFIKAFAAAGKPVAAICHGPWLLVESGLAKGRKVTSWPSLKSDLGNAGAQWTDAEVVVDNGVITSRKPDDIPAFSDAVAKALVG; from the coding sequence ATGGCACATGACCTCAACGGCAAGCGCGTTGCCCTGCTCGCCACCGATGGATTCGAACAGTCCGAGCTGCAGGAGCCCAAGCGCCTGCTGGAATCCTGGGGCGCCAAGGTGTCGGTCATCGCACCGGGTGACGCCAGCCAGATCCGGGGTTGGAAGGACAAGGACTGGGGCGACAGTGTGCCGGTGGATCAGCCACTGGAAGGTGCCGACGCCGGCAGCTACGACGCGCTGGTGCTGCCGGGCGGGGTGATCAACCCCGACAAGCTGCGCACCCAGGCGCCGGCAGTGGCGTTCATCAAGGCGTTTGCGGCGGCCGGGAAGCCGGTCGCGGCAATCTGCCACGGTCCCTGGCTGCTGGTGGAATCCGGCTTGGCCAAGGGTCGCAAGGTGACCTCGTGGCCGTCGCTGAAAAGCGATCTTGGCAATGCGGGCGCGCAGTGGACCGATGCGGAAGTGGTGGTGGACAACGGGGTGATCACCAGCCGGAAGCCGGATGATATTCCGGCGTTTTCCGACGCTGTGGCGAAGGCGTTGGTTGGATGA